CAGGCCCGCGTCCCACATGTGGGCGCCGAAGGTGCTGACTGAGTTCTGGCCGTACTTGGCCTCGTACGCCTGGGTGTACCTCAGCCCCATCGCGCGCATGGGGTTGGTGGCGGGGAGCTGATCGGCCACCAGCACCGGCCCGGCGGGCAGGATGGCGCCCTCCACGTCCTTGCCGCCCACCCGCAGGAAGTCGGCGTTGGCGACCCCATGGGTCTGGTAAATCTTGCCCGTATAGCCCCGGTCCTTCAGCGTCTTCTGCGGCAGCACGGCGGGCACCCCCGACGCGCCGATCAGCACGGCGTCGGGCCGGGCGGCGAGGATCTTCAGAATCTGCCCGGTCACGCTGGTGTCGCTGCGCCCGTAGCGCTCGGTGGCGACGACCTTGATGCCGCGCGCCGCCGCGTTCTTCTGGAGTTCGCTGAGCCAGCCCTCGCCGTAGGCGTCGTTGAAGCCGATGTAGCCCACGGTCTTGATCTTGTTCTGCTGCATGTTCTGCGCGATGGCGGCGGCCATGATCGCGTCCGTCTGCGGCGTCTTGAACACCCAGGCGCGGCGGGCGTCCACCGGCTTGATGATCGCCTCCGACGCCGCAAGGCTGATCATGGGCACCTTCGCCTCCGATACCACGTCGATCATCGCCAGCGAGGCGGGCGTGGTCGTCGTGCCGATGATCAGGTCCACCTTGTTGTCCTGAATCAGCTTGCGCGCGGCGGTGACGGCGGCGGTCGTGTCGGAGGCGTCGTCGAGGATGGTGTACACGACCTTCTGCCCACCGATGGTCTGGGGCAACAGCGCCACGGTGTTCTTCTCGGGAATGCCCAGACTGGCCGCCGGGCCAGTCGAGGAGACGACCACGCCCACCCGCACGTCGGCCAGGGCGAGCGAGGAGGAGGCGAGCAGAGCGGTCAGGAGCAGTCGGGCGGGCCTCATCATGGGTGAACCTCCACAGGGGGAGCCGCCCCGGGAAGGCCCGGACGGCCAGGGACTTTAACTTGTGCTTGCGGGGATGGTAGCAGAAAGGCCGGGGGCAAACGGTCGTTTGGCGCCCGGGCCTCACCCTCACTGCGCGTACTCGCGGCCCTTCCAGGTCACGCGGCGGCGCAGGGCGAGCCGGTAGGCGGGTAGGGCGAACAGGGGGGTGAGGGGGCCGAGCAGCCCCTCGGCAAGATCGGCCGGAGTGCGGCGCCCCGTTACGACGTTGACGAGGGCGCGTTCGAGCAGCCCGGCGAGCCGGAGGGTCCACCAGGCGGACGAGCGGGCCGGGACGAGCCACGGCAGGGCGTACACCGCCCCGTGCCACAGGCCCAGGGTGACCATCAGCACGCGGGAATTCAGATGCACCCCGACCGCGTTCTTGCCGAAGCCCGCGACCGACTCGCGGTAGCCGCCGTACATCCGCACCCCAACGCATTCCTGCCCCAACGCCTGCCTCACCCGGCCTCCCCGGGCCTTGAGGCGGCGGGCGAACACGGTGTCCTCCAGCATCTCGGCGCGGACACAGGCATGACCGCCCAGCGCCTCGTAGGCTTCACGCCTGAACGCCATCAGTTGCCCGTTCGCGGTCGTGGCGAGGGGCCACCGGGTCTGGAGGAGCGGGTAGGGCAGGAGACAGAGCACCACGGCGTCTACCAGCGGGGTCAGAATGCGGGCGCCTGGCGTCAACTCCTCGGGCCTGGGGAGAACAGTGAGCAGGTCGGCCTTCCGTGTCGCCAGCTCTTGGAGGACCGCCCCCAACGCACCGGGATGCCAGCGCACATCCGCATCGGTAAAGATCAGCACCTCCCCTCTCGCCGCCTCACCGAGTTGCTGGCAGGCCCAGGGTTTGCCGAACCAGCCGGGCGGGAGGGGCTGACCGGGGATCACCCGCGCGCCCAGTCCCCGCGCAATCTGTGCCGTCCTGTCCCCGCTGCCGTCGTCCAGGACCAGGACCTCATCGGCCCCCTGCGCCAGCACGCCGGGGAGGGTGAGGGGGAGGTTGTGCGCCTCGTCGCGGGCGGGAATCAGGATCGAGACGCGGGGGGAGCCGGGAGGAACAGGTTGGGGCCGCAGGCGGGGGAAGACGGCGGCGTTGAGCAGCAGCGTGGCGCCCTTGAGGGCCAGGAAGCCCAGGGCAGCGCCCAGGTACACGCCAGACAGACCAGACAGAGAGGAGCTGCGGCCCCGCTTGTTCCTCATAACCTCAGGATCAACCCGCCCACGCTCAGCCCCGCCCCCGTGCCGATGAGGAGCAACGTGTCGCCCGCTCGCGCTCTTCCTTCCGTCATCGCCTGGTGCAGCGTCAGCGGCAGGCTGGCGGCGATCACGTTGCCCAGGGTGGGGAGGGTCACCTCCACCCGCTCCTCCGGCCAGCCGTAACGGCGCATCAGGTCGAGGCCCGCCTGGCTCGCCTGGTGGGGAATGACGCGGTCGATGCCGGGGAGGCCCCCACTCAGCCCGGGCCGCAGCCGTTCCAGAAAGCCCGGCACGACCTGCGAGGCGAGTTTCAGGACGCGCAGGCCCTGCATGTCGAAGGTGAAGTCCAGCGGTGTCACGTCGGGGTGACCGGGGGGAAGCAGGCTGCCGCCGCCGCGAATCCGGGTGTAATCCGCTCCCTCGGGGTACGTTTCGAGCCGCATGGCCTCCACGCCCTGGTCAGGCCGCTCGGGCTCGCCCACCAGGACGGCTGCCGCCCCGTCCCCGATCAGGAGGGCACTCTCCGCCTGGGCCGGGTTGAGGCCCACGCTCCCGGCCTCGCTGCTCACGATCAGGACGCGCCGGGCCTGACCCGTGTGGACGAGCAGCGCCGCGTGATGCAGGGCGAGCAGGAAACTCAGGCAGGTGCCGTGCAGGCTGTAGGTCGCCGCCCCGCGCAGGCCGAGTTCGCAGGCGAGCAGCGCCGCCCCGTCGGGGATGGGCTGAAGCTGGCTGCCGCTCGCGTTCAGGAGCACGTCCACATCGTTCGGGGCGAGTCCGGCGGCCCGAATCGCCTCCCGCGCCGCCTGCGCCCCCAGGGTCAGGGCCGTTTCCCCGCCGGACAGCCAGCGCCGTTCCCGCACGCCCGTCCGGCGCTCGGCAATGTGGGGGTTTACCCCGCACCAGTCGGCAGCCTCGGCCGTGCTCACCACGCGCCGGGGAAGGGCCTGGGCGGTCGCCAGGATGCGGATGTTCAGGGTGCCAGTCATGGGCGTTCCCCCTATGATGCGCTCTTCCACAGCCGGGTCACCCGCCTTCGTTTAACCCCCGCCGGGGGGGGCGCCAGGGGCAGGCAGGTCAGCCGCACGGCCTCCGGGTCCACGCCGCCGCGTTCCAGGGCCAGCCGGACCTCCCGCCCGGCTCCGGCCTGAATCTCCACGCTCAACGGGTCCAGCCTCAGGTGAAGCTCCCCCGGCCCCACCTGTTCCACCCGGTACTCGCGCAGTCCCGGCACCCGGGTCAGGGCGCCCCGCAGGAAGTCGGGCCAAAGGGTTACCCGCCCCGTTCCCCCGGGCAGGTCGAGGGCGTCGTCCTGCCGCCCCGCCACCCGCAGCACCCGGCGCGAGGCCAGGCCGCACGGGCAACCCTCCCCCAGCACGAGCAGGTCGTCCAGGCGGTGGCGGATGATGGGCTGCACCCGGCGGCGCAGGTCGGTCACCACCGGCCGCAGATGGCCGTTCCCCAGCGGTTCGAGGTCGAAATGGACGTGCGCCTCGTTCAGGTGCAGCTCGCCGTGCGGGCAGGGCAGCCCGAGCAGGCCCTCGGTCGCCTGGTACACCTGGACGACC
This window of the Deinococcus apachensis DSM 19763 genome carries:
- a CDS encoding ABC transporter substrate-binding protein is translated as MMRPARLLLTALLASSSLALADVRVGVVVSSTGPAASLGIPEKNTVALLPQTIGGQKVVYTILDDASDTTAAVTAARKLIQDNKVDLIIGTTTTPASLAMIDVVSEAKVPMISLAASEAIIKPVDARRAWVFKTPQTDAIMAAAIAQNMQQNKIKTVGYIGFNDAYGEGWLSELQKNAAARGIKVVATERYGRSDTSVTGQILKILAARPDAVLIGASGVPAVLPQKTLKDRGYTGKIYQTHGVANADFLRVGGKDVEGAILPAGPVLVADQLPATNPMRAMGLRYTQAYEAKYGQNSVSTFGAHMWDAGLLMQKAIPVALKKAKPGTAEFRSALRDALEGTKNVIGAHGIFNLSAQDHLGLDARSRVMVQVENGTWQLLK
- a CDS encoding glycosyltransferase gives rise to the protein MRNKRGRSSSLSGLSGVYLGAALGFLALKGATLLLNAAVFPRLRPQPVPPGSPRVSILIPARDEAHNLPLTLPGVLAQGADEVLVLDDGSGDRTAQIARGLGARVIPGQPLPPGWFGKPWACQQLGEAARGEVLIFTDADVRWHPGALGAVLQELATRKADLLTVLPRPEELTPGARILTPLVDAVVLCLLPYPLLQTRWPLATTANGQLMAFRREAYEALGGHACVRAEMLEDTVFARRLKARGGRVRQALGQECVGVRMYGGYRESVAGFGKNAVGVHLNSRVLMVTLGLWHGAVYALPWLVPARSSAWWTLRLAGLLERALVNVVTGRRTPADLAEGLLGPLTPLFALPAYRLALRRRVTWKGREYAQ
- a CDS encoding 3-oxoacyl-ACP synthase III family protein, whose amino-acid sequence is MTGTLNIRILATAQALPRRVVSTAEAADWCGVNPHIAERRTGVRERRWLSGGETALTLGAQAAREAIRAAGLAPNDVDVLLNASGSQLQPIPDGAALLACELGLRGAATYSLHGTCLSFLLALHHAALLVHTGQARRVLIVSSEAGSVGLNPAQAESALLIGDGAAAVLVGEPERPDQGVEAMRLETYPEGADYTRIRGGGSLLPPGHPDVTPLDFTFDMQGLRVLKLASQVVPGFLERLRPGLSGGLPGIDRVIPHQASQAGLDLMRRYGWPEERVEVTLPTLGNVIAASLPLTLHQAMTEGRARAGDTLLLIGTGAGLSVGGLILRL